In Flavobacteriales bacterium, a single genomic region encodes these proteins:
- a CDS encoding PKD domain-containing protein has translation MRNTFLTSFFLFFGFLVVAQESKSILFIGNSYTFYHNLPDLTKQIALSYQDTLEIQSHTPGGAPLQQHATNQQLTQLINSKNWDFVSIQAQSQEPSFPTGQFMNQTYPYAVQLVNTIKDNNECTEPVFFMTWGRKNGDANNCAVAPWLCTYEGMDDSLRARYTFMANNTQSLISPVGAVWRYLRDNNTGIELYSPDESHPSLLGSYVAAQTFYTILFNKKPLMTSYAPNGVSQSDKQEIIQAVEHIVYNNLPLWNVGKYNPIADFNFSIKNDTIVELTNLSERSTTYQWNFGDGGISSDKAPVHVYQSSGNFDIQLIATKCNKSDTITKTITIQDLALEDYFTNKIFYNYTKHLLHYPIETITEVLLYDSFGRKVLIDIPSEGLISLDQLTRGAYIIEFRTLKGSFNYKIIR, from the coding sequence ATGAGAAATACATTTCTTACTTCATTCTTTTTATTTTTTGGATTTTTAGTAGTTGCCCAAGAATCGAAATCAATTCTTTTTATAGGAAATAGCTATACTTTTTACCACAATTTACCCGATCTTACTAAGCAAATAGCACTTTCTTACCAAGACACACTTGAAATCCAAAGTCATACACCTGGAGGAGCTCCCTTACAGCAGCATGCAACAAATCAACAATTAACCCAATTGATTAATAGTAAAAATTGGGATTTTGTAAGTATTCAAGCACAAAGTCAAGAACCCTCGTTTCCCACAGGGCAATTTATGAACCAGACTTATCCTTATGCTGTTCAATTAGTAAATACCATAAAAGACAATAACGAATGTACTGAACCCGTATTTTTTATGACATGGGGAAGAAAAAATGGTGATGCCAACAATTGCGCTGTTGCACCGTGGCTTTGCACCTATGAAGGTATGGATGATTCTCTGCGTGCCCGTTATACCTTTATGGCAAATAATACGCAATCTTTAATTTCACCTGTGGGTGCAGTTTGGCGTTATTTAAGAGATAATAATACTGGAATAGAATTGTATTCACCTGATGAGTCTCATCCTTCTCTTTTAGGATCTTATGTAGCTGCTCAAACTTTTTATACCATTTTATTTAATAAAAAACCACTGATGACAAGTTATGCTCCAAATGGAGTATCACAAAGCGATAAACAAGAAATCATTCAAGCTGTTGAGCACATCGTTTATAATAATTTACCCTTATGGAATGTGGGGAAATATAACCCAATTGCTGATTTTAATTTCTCCATAAAAAATGATACAATTGTGGAATTAACAAACCTTTCTGAGAGATCAACTACCTATCAATGGAATTTTGGAGACGGTGGAATTTCTTCTGATAAAGCACCCGTGCATGTGTATCAATCTTCGGGGAATTTTGACATTCAACTTATTGCTACAAAATGTAATAAAAGTGACACGATTACAAAAACGATCACGATACAAGACCTTGCTCTAGAAGATTATTTCACTAATAAAATATTTTATAATTATACAAAACATTTACTTCATTATCCCATTGAAACAATTACTGAGGTATTGCTATACGATTCCTTTGGAAGAAAAGTCCTGATTGACATACCTAGTGAAGGCTTAATTTCTTTAGATCAACTTACACGTGGAGCGTATATTATTGAGTTCAGAACCCTTAAAGGCTCTTTCAATTACAAAATTATTCGGTAA
- a CDS encoding anthranilate synthase component I family protein, protein MTAGFTIGKGAILAFAYANYDYVCFLDSHEYQEGFGKTQFDWVIGASEKIDTNFDIQKLQELPKNEFYFHHFSYDLKNELYDNLHSKNPKRINTPLSVLMKPDWVLASKNGELILIKEPDFDLKQIDQLTNAGLKKNTHLESLWTKEQYESAFLNCMNELQQGNIYEVNLCQEFVYHNFEENPTEVFLEINDKAKAPFSSFFKIKEHSLLSFSPERYLYKNNKYIQSQPIKGTRPRGRNITEDTQFIEDLKSSLKEVSENTMIVDLVRNDLSHFAEKSSVKVEELCEIYTFPHVHQMISTISAELRKESDFWKAFFKAFPMGSMTGVPKIEAMKIIEREEDFQRGAYAGSIGFSYQEAADFSVLIRTLIYDSVSELATLPVGGAITIRAEAEEEYEECLVKKYGIEKSILR, encoded by the coding sequence ATGACAGCAGGTTTTACGATCGGTAAAGGAGCGATTTTGGCTTTTGCTTACGCAAATTATGATTATGTCTGTTTCCTAGATTCTCACGAATATCAAGAGGGTTTTGGGAAAACTCAATTTGACTGGGTGATTGGTGCAAGTGAGAAAATAGATACAAATTTTGATATCCAAAAACTGCAAGAATTACCAAAGAATGAATTCTATTTTCATCATTTCTCCTATGATCTGAAGAACGAATTGTATGATAATTTACATTCAAAAAATCCCAAGAGAATTAACACCCCTTTGTCTGTATTAATGAAACCTGACTGGGTTCTTGCTTCAAAAAACGGAGAACTTATTCTGATAAAAGAACCCGATTTTGATCTCAAACAAATAGATCAGTTAACAAATGCGGGCTTGAAGAAAAACACACATTTAGAATCTCTGTGGACAAAAGAGCAATATGAAAGTGCTTTTTTAAATTGTATGAATGAGTTACAGCAAGGAAATATTTATGAAGTAAATCTATGTCAAGAGTTTGTATATCATAATTTTGAGGAGAATCCTACAGAAGTCTTTTTAGAGATTAATGACAAGGCAAAGGCTCCTTTTTCTAGTTTTTTTAAGATAAAAGAACATAGTTTACTCTCTTTTAGTCCTGAGCGTTATCTGTATAAAAACAATAAATATATTCAATCGCAACCAATAAAAGGGACTCGTCCAAGGGGTAGGAATATTACAGAGGATACGCAGTTTATTGAAGATTTAAAGAGTAGCTTAAAAGAAGTTTCTGAAAATACCATGATTGTTGATTTGGTTAGAAACGATCTCTCTCATTTTGCTGAAAAATCAAGTGTGAAAGTAGAGGAATTATGTGAGATTTATACATTTCCCCATGTTCATCAAATGATCTCTACAATTTCTGCTGAACTCAGAAAAGAATCTGATTTTTGGAAAGCATTTTTTAAAGCATTTCCAATGGGTTCTATGACGGGAGTTCCTAAAATAGAAGCCATGAAAATAATAGAAAGAGAGGAGGATTTCCAACGTGGAGCTTACGCTGGCTCTATTGGTTTTTCCTACCAAGAAGCGGCAGATTTTAGTGTGCTTATCCGAACATTAATTTATGATTCTGTAAGTGAATTAGCTACTTTGCCAGTGGGTGGAGCTATTACGATAAGGGCTGAAGCCGAAGAAGAATACGAAGAATGTTTAGTGAAAAAGTATGGAATAGAAAAAAGTATCCTCCGCTAA